In a genomic window of Croceibacterium sp. TMG7-5b_MA50:
- the bamA gene encoding outer membrane protein assembly factor BamA has translation MAALLGCTMLAGLPVVAVAQDSPAATPPAATPPATTGQAAPGQAPAAAPAAAPQPQGEVIRSIAVAGAQRLEPETILSYIKLRPGDRYSPAAADQALKDLAATELFSDYRIDNNAGNLVITVVENPVINRIVLEGNRRIKDDKILPEIQLEPRQIFTRSKVRADVARIIELYKRQGRFAATVEPQMVQLDQNRVDVVFEITEGPKSKVRQINILGNEAFSDGELRDEMVTKVASITRIFSSGTSYDPDRLAFDQQQLRAFYLQNGYADFRVVSAVAELTPDKRDFIITYVVEEGERYKFGEVGVDSQLRDFDSDRMSANLPMKSGDWYDAKLVEDTIEQMTELAGTYGYAFADVQPRFTRNQEDLTMNVRFVINEAPRVYVEQVNINGNTLTQDKVVRREFRITEGDAFNSLQVQRSTARINSLGYFQENFEVSQVDGSAADRIILDANVQEQATGELSLSAGFSSIESFIFQGSIRQRNFRGRGQTVGLAVSYSRYSRSGSISFSEPYLFDKNISAGVDIYRRDFNNGYLDRNSATYEQAQTGISLRAGVPLTEYMTAVARYTFNYDDVTLDEDQYFIDGQCSPLIAGRFLCDAIGTRTSSILGGSLIYSTLNSRVRPTSGENVVLSVDLAGLGGSVKYARVTANADKYWNIGSGFIFNLSAQGGYIKGLGNNGNVLLTDRFFLGEPQIRGFDIRGVGPRVIRRFYQTDAAQADGYARDAAGNGILLPLRDRGNSDDALGGNAMYLFQAELEIPLSSGARELGLRPSIFVDAGAVFNVRRPQLTSTPFPGGQGIPARDANGNQLYSQIVYDAAGQPTGTTAVTNPTSPTGIANEPINRFTLPPFVEQFYGDTPKPRVAIGIGVDWNSPFGPFRINAAYPLLKAEGDDTQIFSFNVGTQF, from the coding sequence GCAGCCACGCCTCCGGCGGCTACGCCGCCTGCCACCACGGGCCAGGCCGCACCGGGGCAGGCCCCCGCGGCCGCCCCTGCCGCCGCGCCGCAGCCACAGGGCGAGGTGATCCGGTCCATCGCGGTCGCCGGGGCCCAGCGGCTGGAGCCGGAGACGATCCTCAGCTACATCAAGCTGCGCCCGGGCGACCGCTACAGCCCCGCCGCCGCCGACCAGGCGCTGAAGGATCTGGCCGCGACCGAGCTGTTTTCGGATTACCGCATCGACAACAATGCCGGCAATCTGGTCATCACCGTGGTGGAAAACCCGGTCATCAACCGCATCGTGCTGGAAGGCAATCGCCGGATCAAGGACGACAAGATCCTGCCGGAGATCCAACTGGAGCCGCGGCAGATCTTCACCCGGTCGAAGGTGCGCGCCGACGTTGCCCGCATCATCGAGCTGTACAAGCGCCAGGGCCGCTTCGCCGCCACGGTGGAGCCACAGATGGTGCAGCTCGACCAGAACCGCGTGGACGTGGTGTTCGAGATCACGGAAGGGCCCAAGTCCAAGGTCCGCCAGATCAACATCCTGGGGAACGAGGCGTTCAGCGACGGCGAGCTGCGCGACGAGATGGTGACCAAGGTCGCCAGCATCACCCGCATCTTCTCGTCCGGCACCAGCTACGATCCGGACCGGCTGGCTTTCGACCAGCAGCAGCTGCGCGCGTTCTATCTCCAGAACGGCTATGCCGATTTCCGCGTTGTGTCCGCCGTGGCGGAACTGACGCCCGACAAGCGCGACTTCATCATTACCTACGTGGTCGAGGAAGGGGAGCGCTACAAGTTCGGTGAGGTCGGGGTCGACAGCCAGCTGCGCGACTTCGATTCCGATCGGATGAGCGCCAACCTGCCGATGAAGTCGGGCGACTGGTACGACGCCAAGCTGGTCGAGGACACGATCGAGCAGATGACGGAGCTGGCCGGCACCTACGGCTACGCCTTCGCCGACGTGCAGCCCCGCTTCACGCGCAACCAGGAAGACCTGACGATGAACGTGCGCTTCGTCATCAACGAAGCGCCGCGCGTCTATGTCGAGCAGGTGAACATCAACGGCAACACGCTGACGCAGGACAAGGTCGTGCGGCGCGAGTTCCGCATCACCGAAGGCGACGCCTTCAATTCGCTGCAGGTGCAGCGCTCCACCGCGCGCATCAACTCGCTGGGTTACTTCCAGGAGAATTTCGAGGTCAGCCAGGTCGATGGCTCGGCCGCGGACCGCATCATCCTGGACGCCAACGTGCAGGAACAGGCGACGGGCGAACTGTCGCTGTCGGCCGGCTTCTCCTCCATCGAAAGCTTCATCTTCCAGGGATCGATCCGGCAGCGCAACTTCCGCGGTCGCGGGCAGACGGTGGGCCTGGCGGTCAGCTATTCCCGCTATTCGCGCTCGGGCAGCATCAGCTTCAGCGAGCCGTATCTGTTCGACAAGAACATCTCCGCCGGTGTCGACATCTATCGCCGGGATTTCAACAACGGCTATCTGGATCGCAATTCGGCGACCTACGAACAGGCGCAGACCGGTATCTCGCTGCGCGCGGGCGTGCCGCTGACGGAGTACATGACGGCGGTTGCCCGCTACACGTTCAACTACGACGATGTGACGCTGGACGAGGATCAGTACTTCATCGACGGCCAGTGCTCGCCGCTGATCGCCGGCCGGTTCCTGTGCGATGCGATCGGCACCCGGACCAGTTCCATCCTGGGCGGTTCGCTGATCTACTCCACGCTCAACAGCCGCGTGCGCCCGACATCGGGCGAGAACGTGGTGCTCAGCGTCGATCTCGCCGGCCTGGGCGGATCGGTTAAGTATGCGCGCGTCACCGCCAATGCCGACAAGTACTGGAACATCGGCAGTGGCTTCATCTTCAACCTCAGCGCGCAGGGCGGCTACATCAAGGGGCTGGGCAACAACGGCAACGTGCTGCTGACCGACCGCTTCTTCCTGGGCGAGCCGCAGATCCGCGGCTTCGACATCCGGGGCGTCGGCCCGCGCGTGATTCGGCGCTTCTACCAGACCGACGCGGCACAGGCCGATGGTTACGCCCGCGATGCGGCCGGCAACGGCATCCTGCTGCCCTTGCGCGATCGCGGCAATTCGGACGACGCGCTGGGCGGCAACGCCATGTACCTGTTCCAGGCGGAGCTGGAGATCCCGCTCAGCTCCGGCGCGCGGGAGCTGGGCCTGCGCCCGTCGATCTTCGTCGATGCGGGCGCGGTGTTCAATGTCCGCCGGCCGCAGCTGACCTCCACCCCGTTCCCGGGCGGGCAGGGCATTCCGGCGCGCGACGCGAACGGCAACCAGCTCTATTCGCAGATCGTGTACGATGCCGCCGGGCAGCCGACAGGCACGACGGCGGTGACGAACCCGACCTCGCCCACCGGCATCGCCAACGAACCGATCAACCGTTTCACCCTCCCGCCCTTCGTGGAGCAGTTCTATGGTGACACGCCCAAGCCGCGCGTCGCCATCGGCATCGGGGTGGACTGGAACTCGCCATTCGGCCCGTTCCGCATCAACGCCGCCTATCCGCTGCTGAAGGCGGAAGGCGACGACACGCAAATCTTCTCGTTCAACGTAGGAACCCAGTTCTGA
- the plsX gene encoding phosphate acyltransferase PlsX has protein sequence MSLPRIAVDAMGGDEGVRVMVSGAALARRRHDKFKFLLVGDGPRIEQALDQHPGLRAAAEVLHCEDVVAGDEKPTQALRRARTTSMGLAINAVKRGDAGAAVSAGNTGALMAMSKLALRTMPGIDRPALAALMPTLGDNDVIMLDLGANTECSAQNLVQFAIMGAAYARIVTGRERPRVRLLNIGTEDTKGTGDLQDAAQALRDAHGLALDFEGFVEANTINRGNVDVVVTDGFSGNIALKAIEGSARFVTDLLKDAFRSSLRSKIGFLISRPATELLRHHLDPNNHNGAVFLGLNGVVVKSHGSATAAGVANAVAVSARLLEEDLTQRITADLHELGTDRLRARVSPANLGARPNLEPSQ, from the coding sequence ATGAGCCTGCCGCGTATCGCCGTTGACGCGATGGGCGGGGACGAGGGCGTGCGCGTCATGGTCTCCGGGGCGGCGCTCGCCCGTCGGCGGCATGACAAGTTCAAGTTCCTGCTGGTCGGCGACGGTCCCCGGATCGAACAGGCGCTTGACCAGCATCCCGGCCTCCGCGCCGCTGCCGAGGTCCTCCATTGCGAGGATGTGGTCGCCGGCGACGAGAAGCCGACGCAAGCGCTGCGCCGGGCGCGCACCACCTCCATGGGCCTCGCCATCAATGCGGTGAAGCGCGGCGATGCCGGCGCCGCCGTCAGCGCAGGCAATACCGGCGCGCTGATGGCGATGAGCAAGCTGGCGCTGCGCACCATGCCGGGCATCGACCGGCCGGCTCTCGCTGCGCTGATGCCGACGCTGGGCGACAACGATGTCATCATGCTGGATCTCGGCGCCAACACCGAGTGCAGCGCGCAGAACCTGGTCCAGTTCGCGATCATGGGCGCGGCCTATGCGCGGATCGTGACGGGGCGCGAACGCCCGCGCGTCCGCCTGTTGAACATCGGCACCGAAGATACGAAGGGCACCGGCGACCTGCAGGATGCCGCCCAGGCGCTGCGCGACGCGCACGGGCTGGCGCTCGACTTCGAAGGCTTCGTTGAGGCGAACACCATCAACCGCGGCAATGTCGACGTAGTGGTGACCGATGGCTTCTCCGGCAATATCGCGCTGAAGGCGATCGAAGGCTCCGCCCGGTTCGTGACCGACCTGCTGAAGGATGCGTTCCGCTCCTCGCTCCGGTCCAAGATCGGCTTCCTGATCTCCCGTCCGGCAACCGAATTGCTGCGCCATCACCTTGATCCAAACAACCACAATGGCGCGGTCTTCCTCGGCCTGAACGGTGTGGTCGTGAAATCCCATGGCAGCGCCACCGCCGCCGGCGTTGCCAATGCCGTCGCCGTGTCGGCGCGCCTGTTGGAAGAGGATCTGACGCAGCGCATCACCGCCGACCTGCACGAACTCGGCACGGACCGGCTGCGCGCCCGGGTGTCGCCAGCCAATCTTGGCGCTCGACCCAATCTGGAGCCGTCACAATGA
- the rpmF gene encoding 50S ribosomal protein L32, translated as MAVPKRKTSPHRRGNRRSHDALKVEAFHECTNCGELKRPHHLCGACGHYNGREIVAPAA; from the coding sequence ATGGCCGTCCCCAAGAGGAAAACTTCCCCGCACCGTCGCGGTAACCGCCGGTCCCACGACGCACTCAAGGTCGAGGCCTTTCACGAGTGCACCAATTGTGGCGAGCTGAAGCGCCCGCACCACCTGTGCGGCGCCTGCGGTCACTACAACGGACGCGAAATCGTCGCCCCCGCAGCCTGA
- a CDS encoding OmpH family outer membrane protein, with protein sequence MTKLLKPALAVGLAFAALTAPAAIAPVAAQTAQTVGVVNYQAVIASSNAFRAAQQQRQTTYQAQIEQANQRRTAIQQQLQPLVTQLQTASQQPNADQAALQQQAAQIQQIEAAGQRELQQIIAPVQLSQAYAEEQVQAQLPTAIENAAKARGVTLVLTPDTVLYAEAALNLNQAVLDQLNTLLPSIQVTPPEGWVPAEIREQQAAQAAAQGQAPAAAATTPVEGR encoded by the coding sequence ATGACCAAGCTTCTGAAGCCCGCGCTGGCCGTCGGCCTCGCTTTCGCCGCGCTGACCGCACCTGCCGCCATCGCCCCCGTCGCTGCGCAGACCGCGCAGACCGTCGGTGTCGTCAACTACCAGGCGGTGATCGCCAGCTCCAACGCGTTCCGCGCCGCGCAGCAGCAGCGCCAGACCACCTACCAGGCGCAGATCGAGCAGGCGAACCAGCGCCGCACCGCGATCCAGCAGCAGCTGCAGCCGCTCGTCACCCAGTTGCAGACCGCCAGCCAGCAGCCGAACGCCGACCAGGCCGCGCTGCAGCAGCAGGCCGCGCAGATCCAGCAGATCGAGGCGGCCGGCCAGCGCGAGCTGCAGCAGATCATCGCCCCCGTGCAGCTGAGCCAGGCCTATGCGGAGGAGCAGGTGCAGGCGCAGCTGCCGACCGCAATCGAGAACGCGGCCAAGGCGCGTGGCGTGACGCTGGTGCTGACGCCCGACACGGTGCTGTATGCGGAGGCCGCGCTGAACCTCAATCAGGCGGTGCTGGACCAGCTCAACACGCTGCTCCCCTCCATCCAGGTGACGCCGCCTGAAGGGTGGGTCCCGGCCGAGATCCGGGAACAGCAGGCGGCGCAGGCCGCCGCGCAGGGCCAGGCGCCCGCCGCAGCCGCGACCACTCCGGTCGAGGGGCGCTGA
- the rpmE gene encoding 50S ribosomal protein L31, with protein sequence MKADIHPDYHMIKVQMTDGTVFETRSTWGKEGDTLALDIDPTSHPAWTGGTRQLDTGGRVAQFNKRFGGLSLKKK encoded by the coding sequence ATGAAGGCCGATATCCACCCCGACTACCACATGATCAAGGTGCAGATGACCGACGGCACCGTGTTCGAAACCCGCTCTACCTGGGGCAAGGAAGGCGACACGCTGGCGCTCGACATCGACCCGACCAGCCACCCGGCCTGGACCGGTGGTACGCGTCAGCTGGATACCGGTGGCCGCGTGGCGCAGTTCAACAAGCGCTTCGGCGGGCTGTCGCTCAAGAAGAAGTGA
- the fabZ gene encoding 3-hydroxyacyl-ACP dehydratase FabZ produces MTDAATPVAEPRTMDVAGILAMLPHRYPMLLVDRVAELVPDERITAIKAVSFNESFFQGHFPGRPIMPGVLQIEALAQAAGILAVETLGLAGSGKLVYFMAIDEAKFRAPVEPGCLLTLEASFVQKRARVCKFRGVASVEGKVTCEVNFTAMIADAPA; encoded by the coding sequence ATGACCGACGCCGCCACCCCAGTCGCCGAGCCACGCACCATGGACGTCGCGGGCATCCTTGCGATGCTGCCGCACCGTTATCCGATGCTGCTGGTCGACCGGGTGGCGGAGCTGGTGCCGGACGAGCGCATCACCGCCATCAAGGCGGTGTCGTTCAACGAAAGCTTCTTCCAGGGCCATTTCCCCGGCCGTCCGATCATGCCGGGCGTCTTGCAGATAGAGGCGCTGGCACAGGCCGCGGGCATCCTAGCGGTCGAGACGCTGGGCCTCGCCGGTAGCGGCAAGCTGGTCTATTTCATGGCCATCGACGAGGCGAAGTTCCGCGCCCCCGTGGAGCCCGGCTGCCTGCTCACGCTGGAGGCGAGTTTCGTGCAGAAGCGCGCCCGCGTGTGCAAGTTCCGCGGCGTCGCCAGCGTGGAAGGGAAGGTGACATGCGAGGTGAACTTCACCGCCATGATCGCCGATGCGCCGGCCTGA